A portion of the Deinococcus apachensis DSM 19763 genome contains these proteins:
- a CDS encoding S8 family serine peptidase, with protein sequence MKRLSALLTAALLSACTQTPEPVTPQTVALGRALSTSASQSFGGSWSIEKVPDWLSVSPSSGKGDVSVNFTADRSRGTPVSADQPRLSGEVTVVWKNGSASGRTVWTVTADQYTVTGRVMDAASVQATDVEPEGRLGTQSAGEARGVIVKYRSAAAQAVALGRAVPVTTLSEAAQDVTRGTLTRLDVPRGERRDLGSRAVLLETADVAGALRSLQADPNVEYAVPNAVLHAQGLGQPVVPTDQYAGLQWAYKLLGYGAVWRDMEAGGYTRPVTVAVIDTGVRFDHPDLQGVLYGPGEGALDVVTSSSNGDGNGPDTDPTDPDTPGRSTGSHGTHVTGIIAARWGKIAPYAGCGSCSTSGVVGAAYRASVKVLPIRVIDTADNATTADVVNAVRYAAGLTVTLGGKTYTSPHPAAVINLSLGGPVSAEEARPLCGAVAEVTARGALVVAAAGNGYGSEPYYPAACEGAVAVASVTLSGASAPVHAEYSNSYPQVMLSAPGGVDVSREATFYNGGSLNGKPYPDVILSTDWDYAKDQPTYYSYAGTSQATPQVSALAALLLSKGVTKGRDDTLARMVATTTDLGEAGRDEAFGYGMINPAAALGNLTVSNTLGLRVQGNRGSAFQPTLDALGRFTAYLPDGTFSVIGGRDRDGDGIYGGANEPRDERRVSIGPDEPQAALGELTPGP encoded by the coding sequence ATGAAAAGACTTTCCGCCCTGCTCACGGCAGCGCTGCTGTCCGCCTGCACACAGACTCCCGAGCCCGTCACCCCCCAGACGGTCGCGCTGGGGAGGGCGCTGAGCACCTCGGCGTCGCAGTCCTTCGGCGGGTCATGGAGCATCGAGAAGGTGCCCGACTGGCTGAGCGTCTCGCCTTCCTCCGGAAAAGGCGACGTGAGCGTGAACTTCACAGCGGACCGGTCGCGGGGAACGCCGGTCTCGGCGGATCAGCCCCGGCTGAGCGGTGAGGTGACGGTCGTCTGGAAGAACGGCTCGGCGAGTGGCCGCACGGTCTGGACGGTCACCGCGGACCAGTACACGGTTACCGGGCGGGTGATGGACGCGGCCAGCGTGCAGGCGACCGATGTGGAGCCGGAGGGCCGCCTGGGGACGCAGAGTGCCGGGGAAGCTCGCGGCGTTATCGTGAAGTACCGCTCGGCGGCGGCGCAGGCCGTCGCACTGGGCCGGGCAGTCCCGGTGACCACCCTGAGCGAGGCGGCCCAGGACGTGACCCGGGGCACGCTGACGCGGCTGGACGTTCCGCGCGGCGAGCGGCGGGATCTGGGCAGCCGGGCCGTGCTGCTGGAAACGGCGGACGTGGCGGGGGCACTGCGGAGCCTGCAAGCCGACCCCAACGTGGAATATGCGGTGCCCAATGCCGTGCTGCACGCGCAGGGGCTGGGCCAGCCCGTGGTGCCCACCGACCAGTACGCGGGCCTCCAGTGGGCCTACAAGCTGCTGGGGTACGGGGCGGTCTGGCGCGACATGGAGGCCGGGGGGTACACCCGACCGGTCACGGTGGCGGTGATCGACACGGGGGTCCGCTTCGACCACCCCGACCTTCAGGGGGTGCTCTACGGGCCGGGCGAGGGCGCGCTGGACGTCGTGACGAGCAGCAGCAACGGGGACGGCAATGGCCCCGACACCGATCCCACCGATCCCGACACCCCGGGCCGGAGCACCGGCAGCCACGGCACCCACGTGACGGGGATCATCGCCGCGCGCTGGGGCAAGATCGCGCCGTACGCGGGTTGCGGGTCGTGCAGCACGAGCGGCGTGGTGGGGGCGGCGTACCGGGCGTCCGTCAAAGTGCTGCCCATCCGGGTGATCGACACGGCGGACAATGCGACGACCGCGGATGTCGTGAACGCAGTGCGCTACGCGGCGGGCCTCACGGTCACGCTGGGGGGAAAGACGTACACCAGCCCCCATCCTGCGGCGGTGATCAACCTCAGCCTGGGGGGGCCGGTGTCGGCCGAGGAAGCGCGGCCCCTGTGCGGCGCGGTGGCCGAGGTGACCGCGCGGGGCGCCCTCGTGGTGGCGGCGGCGGGCAACGGCTACGGCAGCGAGCCCTACTACCCGGCAGCCTGCGAGGGGGCGGTGGCGGTCGCCTCAGTCACCCTCTCGGGGGCGAGCGCTCCCGTTCACGCTGAGTACAGCAACAGCTACCCGCAGGTCATGCTCTCGGCACCGGGTGGCGTGGACGTTTCGCGGGAGGCCACCTTCTACAATGGGGGCAGCCTGAACGGCAAACCCTACCCCGACGTGATCCTCTCGACCGACTGGGACTACGCCAAAGATCAGCCCACCTACTACAGCTACGCGGGCACCAGCCAGGCCACCCCGCAGGTCAGCGCGCTCGCGGCCCTGCTGCTCAGCAAGGGCGTCACCAAGGGGCGGGACGACACGCTGGCGCGCATGGTGGCGACCACCACCGATCTGGGCGAGGCCGGGCGCGACGAGGCGTTCGGCTACGGCATGATTAACCCGGCGGCGGCACTGGGCAACCTGACCGTCAGCAACACGCTGGGGCTGCGCGTGCAGGGCAACCGGGGCTCGGCCTTTCAGCCCACCCTCGACGCGCTGGGCCGCTTCACTGCCTACCTGCCCGACGGGACCTTCAGCGTGATCGGGGGCCGCGACCGCGACGGCGACGGCATCTACGGCGGGGCGAACGAGCCGCGCGACGAGCGCCGGGTGAGTATCGGCCCGGACGAGCCGCAGGCCGCGTTGGGCGAACTCACGCCGGGGCCGTGA
- a CDS encoding metal-binding protein codes for MNALATSEWGVPSGRIHNLINIAAYSVLATGVLLATRQSLLTVTPAQALNFSLGFFAGTFLLSPDLDLAEGRVDSKRRWGVLGVLWVPYGMLFSHRGLSHTWLIGPLTRLAYLAVIVGLVVGLLRFVWPNMPLPTIPQPLSLKVLLPLLSGYYLSQWLHLIADGVRPDHGMRHARRKVRGRA; via the coding sequence ATGAACGCTCTGGCGACGTCAGAATGGGGCGTGCCCAGCGGACGTATTCACAATCTCATCAATATCGCTGCCTACAGCGTCCTCGCTACCGGAGTGCTGCTTGCCACCCGGCAGAGCCTCCTCACCGTCACGCCCGCGCAGGCCCTGAACTTCAGCCTGGGCTTTTTCGCGGGCACCTTCCTCCTCTCGCCTGACCTCGACCTCGCCGAGGGCCGGGTGGACAGCAAGCGGCGCTGGGGCGTGCTGGGGGTGCTGTGGGTGCCCTACGGCATGCTCTTCAGCCACCGCGGCCTCTCGCACACCTGGCTGATCGGCCCGCTCACCCGGCTGGCGTACCTCGCTGTCATTGTGGGCCTCGTCGTCGGCCTGCTGCGCTTCGTGTGGCCGAACATGCCGCTCCCGACCATCCCGCAACCCCTCAGCCTGAAGGTGCTGCTGCCCCTCTTGAGCGGCTACTACCTCAGCCAGTGGCTCCACCTCATCGCCGACGGCGTGCGGCCCGACCATGGAATGCGCCACGCGCGGCGGAAGGTGCGGGGCCGGGCCTGA